A window from Fusarium musae strain F31 chromosome 8, whole genome shotgun sequence encodes these proteins:
- a CDS encoding hypothetical protein (EggNog:ENOG41~BUSCO:EOG09264ABT), giving the protein MATFRRFQPDDVNKFSKCNLDPFTETYELNFYLQYHAKWPALFQVCEDMDGNIVGYIMGKVESSPDSYKFSEHYLPWHAHITALTVAPEARRSGIAKILTDQLEVAADAENAWFVDLFVRSSNHRAIALYKNLGYSVFRVVKDYYGDHATDPSRASEDALDMRKPMKRDKDRQHIRDDGETHMVDPEDVW; this is encoded by the exons ATGGCGACGTTTCGGCGGTTTCAACCTGACGATGTGAATAAGTTTTCCAAGTGCAATCTAGACCCTTTCACGGAAACTTACGAGCTCAATTTCTACCTCCAATACCATGCAAAGTGGCCAGCTCTCTTTCAAGTTTGTGAGGATATGGATGGAAACATTGTTGGGTATA TCATGGGCAAGGTCGAGTCTTCTCCAGACTCCTACAAATTCTCCGAGCATTACCTACCATGGCACGCCCACATAACGGCGCTCACTGTTGCCCCAGAAGCAAGAAGGTCTGGCATTGCAAAGATCCTAACCGATCAGCTGGAAGTCGCAGCTGATGCTGAGAACGCCTGGTTCGTGGACTTGTTCGTTCGAAGCAGCAACCACAGAGCCATCGCCCTTTACAAGAATCTGGGTTACAGCGTGTTCCGCGTGGTGAAGGACTATTACGGTGACCACGCTACGGACCCTTCCAGGGCGAGCGAGGATGCACTCGACATGCGCAAGCCCATGAAGCGAGACAAGGATCGTCAGCACATtcgagatgatggagaaacCCATATGGTTGATCCCGAGGATGTTTGGTAA
- a CDS encoding hypothetical protein (EggNog:ENOG41), with protein sequence MATTAMDYEAANGDRYEDEAPRYERDNRSASPRPRDDNEGSRRRSASPGGHGDSNMKDVSASRDDDDGAINPGSNLFVTGIHPKLSEAEVSKMFEKYGDVEKCQIMRDPHTKESRGFGFVKMVTSEQAEAAKEGLQGEQIEGRTLSIEKARRARPRTPTPGKYFGPPKREPRPGRYDDRRRGGYGGGGGGGGYGRDDPYRYRGYDRNYERRYEDRGGGYGGSSGGGGGGGRDYDRSYRDERRYEDRGGYGGRDYDRGYERRDRDEGYGRDRYGGGGGGGGREERDRYGPRGGPGGSGYERGGDRYERGGDRDAARTRDPAASAGGAGYGESASRSEARDTYGGAPDRNIQ encoded by the exons ATGGCTACCACCGCGATGGATTACGAGGCTGCCAATGGCGACCGGTACGAAG ATGAGGCTCCTCGATATGAGCGCGACAACCGCAGTGCTTCGCCTCGCCCTCGTGACGACAACGAAGGTAGCCGCCGTCGCTCCGCCTCACCCGGCGGCCATGGTGACAG CAACATGAAGGACGTGTCTGCCTCCcgggacgacgatgatggtgcTATCAACCCTGGGTCCAACCTCTTTGTCACAGGTATCCACCCCAAGCTTTCCGAAGCTGAGGTTTCCAAGATGTTTGAGAAATatggcgatgttgagaagtGCCAAATTATGCGTGACCCGCACACCAAAGAGTCTCGCGGATTTGGCTTTGTCAAGATGGTCACATCTGAACAAGCCGAAGCTGCTAAAGAGGGTCTTCAGGGCGAACAGATCGAGGGTCGCACTTTGAGCATTGAGAAGGCCCGCCGAGCCCGCCCTCGTACCCCGACTCCTGGCAAATACTTTGGCCCACCCAAGCGAG AGCCTCGTCCTGGACGTTACGATGATCGCCGACGTGGTGGTTACggtggtggcggcggcggtggcggTTACGGCCGTGATGACCCTTACCGCTACCGTGGCTACGATCGCAACTACGAGCGACGCTATGAGGACCGTGGAGGTGGTTATGGTGGCAGCagcggcggaggaggaggtggtggccgCGACTATGACCGCAGCTATCGTGATGAGCGTCGTTACGAGGATCGAGGCGGCTATGGTGGCCGCGACTATGATCGAGGCTATGAACGCCGTGACCGTGACGAGGGCTACGGCCGTGATCGCtacggaggaggaggcggcggaGGCGGTCGTGAAGAGCGAGACCGCTATGGCCCTCGGGGAGGCCCTGGTGGTTCTGGCTATGAACGTGGTGGTGATCGATACGAACGCGGAGGCGACCGAGATGCTGCTCGAACTCGCGACCCAGCTGCCAGCGCCGGAGGAGCTGGTTATGGCGAATCCGCCTCTCGATCTGAGGCACGCGATACCTATGGAG GTGCTCCCGATCGTAACATTCAGTAA
- the ABA4 gene encoding Short-chain dehydrogenase/reductase aba4 translates to MSLKGKVYALTGGASGIGFATAKVLAKRGATVSIADIDLNAITTATAYFDEQGIEALVSRVDVSQRPQVEDWLDATVQKYGRLDGAANVAGIIGKHHGLRAVAELEDEEWHKIIAVNLTGTMYCLRAQLNRIVDGGSIVNVASIHGIKGRHGAYDASKHGIVGLTRAAAKENGHREVRVNAVAPGAIYTPLMKKAWDMHNRPEDAAFDEPTAFQRQGTSEECANVIAFLLGPESTFVSGSVYEVDGAWI, encoded by the exons ATGTCACTCAAAGGAAAAGTTTATGCGCTGACAGGTGGTGCAAGCGGAATCGGCTTCGCAACCGCCAAAGTTCTTGCAAAACGCGGGGCTACTGTGAGCATCGCCGATATCGACCTCAATGCCATTACAACTGCCACAGCATACTTTGACGAGCAGGGCATCGAGGCGCTAGTTTCCCGTGTCGACGTCTCACAACGGCCCCAAGTTGAGGACTGGCTAGACGCTACTGTTCAGAAATATGGGAGACTCGATGGGGCAGCTAACGTGGCTGGTATCATTGGGAAGCACCACGGTCTTCGTGCCGTAGCGGAACTTGAGGACGAAGAGTGGCATAAGATCATCGCTGTGAACTTGACAGGAACAATGTATTGTCTACGGGCGCAGCTCAACAGGATAGTAGACGGAGGCTCCATCGTCAACGTTGCTTCTATTCATGGCATCAAGGGCAG GCACGGCGCCTATGACGCCAGCAAGCACGGAATAGTTGGGCTGACAAGAGCGGCAGCAAAGGAGAACGGCCACCGAGAAGTGCGAGTCAACGCTGTTGCCCCCGGAGCCATATATACCccattgatgaagaaggcatGGGATATGCACAACCGACCAGAAGACGCCGCTTTCGACGAACCAACTGCCTTCCAGCGCCAAGGTACGTCAGAAGAGTGTGCCAATGTGATAGCTTTCCTCCTCGGCCCTGAGAGTACCTTTGTGAGTGGAAGCGTTTATGAAGTGGATGGAGCCTGGATATGA
- a CDS encoding hypothetical protein (EggNog:ENOG41~BUSCO:EOG092606CY): MGKLIRLELFNFKSYKGHHVLLFGDSYFTSIIGPNGSGKSNSMDAISFVLGIKSSHLRSAHLKDLVYRGRVLKTAKINDDGSAQTNGHANGDADGNDKASRGDPKTAWVMAVYEDDAGEEQKWKRSITNQGASEYRINDRVVTAQQYNESLESENILIKARNFLVFQGDVEAIASQSPQDLTRLIEQISGSLEYKAEYEKTQLEAEQAAENQNFQLHRRRGINSEIKQYREQKKEADNFQNKTDERDAAIVAHSLWKLYHFQKAMEDSFAAIQDHQENLKELRRNVESFEKRLEAARKEQAAAHRQVARLDKEIKAKERNIEDKENSLVPIEEKINESTQAVETLQAAIAKATRERDEQAEVVRQVQKDIDSVEKARQVFENDYKEQMKKQGREISDEDRREYNRLRTQLMSRTGSNQAKLENLDRQRKADEVTVNNLKGKVDSIAASIEKIEAELLSIEERKSAAQATSKDLSQEIEAKKKEFNKLQSERVRTNQKRTELEEKLEDVARKLREADDGRRQNDREARMKEMVTSLKRMFPGVRGRVGDLCKPKQKKYDEAVIVALGRDFDAVVVDSEKIGVECVQYLKEQRFQPMTFIPLDNIKVNAVNTAVKGFSGARLTIDTIDFDSSVERAMSYACGSSVVCDTLDIAKHICYEKKIPVKAVTLEGYIIHKAGLMTGGRGPESKSKRRFEEADVQNLQRMATKLKDEIDRLPKADRRGSQEETLQIDLSGLERRLAAIKDELAAFNKNHASKKRELDNQKRQLRELEPKYKEQASQLESTTATCEEFRTAIARVEDEVFADFCRRLGYSDIRSYRDSQGKLEQEVSEKRNEFEVQKQKLSSRLQWEQQRHAAATARIDRNQAHVRKLRNDIKSYAREKEAIENAMREEQEELEALREALDENKSELTEKSQKVSEAKLEVQKRSKDIEAYLKDINSLETVVQKNSASKAALLRRCRLEQIRIPLAEGTLENLPNDDRLLNQDPDAMDIDDEDDDEEMMGMALDDHGITIDFSGLDDELKASDDPSVEESLSEKITNLTSELEKLNPNMRAMERLESVESRLRVTDQEYEDSKTAAHEAKEVFNRVKQKRYDLFNKAFSHIQEQISHVYKDLTRSEAYPLGGQAYLDIEEDTDMPYLSGIKYHAMPPLKRFRDMEHLSGGEKTMAALALLFAIHSYQPSPFFVLDEVDAALDNANVDKIKKYIKDHRGPGMQFIVISLKAGLFQDSDSLVGVYRDQEVNSSRTLTLDLRQYV; encoded by the exons ATGGGCAAACTTATCCGTCTGGAGTTGTTTA ACTTCAAATCGTACAAAGGGCATCATGTTCTTCTCTTCGGAGACTCATACTTCACCTCTATCATTGGACCCAATGGATCTGGCAAGTCTAACTC CATGGACGCCATATCTTTCGTCCTGGGCATCAAGTCCTCACATCTACGCTCTGCCCACCTCAAAGACCTCGTTTACCGCGGACGAGTCCTGAAAACGGCCAAGATCAATGATGACGGTTCTGCGCAGACCAATGGCCACGCAAACGGTGACGCTGATGGTAACGATAAAGCCTCCCGTGGCGACCCCAAAACGGCATGGGTCATGGCTGTGTACGAAGACGATGCTGGTGAGGAGCAGAAATGGAAGCGCTCCATCACGAACCAAGGAGCCAGCGAGTACCGAATCAACGATCGCGTTGTCACAGCCCAGCAATACAACGAGTCTCTTGAGAGTGAGAACATTCTTATCAAGGCACGAAACTTTCTCGTCTTCCAAGGAGATGTTGAGGCCATTGCTTCGCAATCCCCTCAGGATCTCACGCGCCTGATCGAACAAATTTCGGGAAGTCTTGAGTATAAGGCAGAATATGAGAAGACACAGCTCGAGGCTGAACAGGCTGCCGAGAACCAGAACTTCCAGCTTCATAGACGACGTGGCATCAACTCGGAAATTAAGCAATACAGGGAACAGAAAAAGGAAGCAGACAACTTCCAGAACAAGACTGATGAGCGCGATGCGGCAATAGTTGCACATAGTTTGTGGAAACTATACCATTTCCAGAAAGCCATGGAGGATTCGTTTGCCGCTATCCAGGATCATCAGGAAAATCTCAAAGAACTGCGCCGCAATGTGGAATCTTTTGAAAAGAGGCTTGAAGCGGCCAGGAAGGAACAGGCTGCCGCTCACAGGCAAGTTGCCCGTTTAGACaaagagatcaaggccaaagaaagaaatatcgAGGATAAAGAGAACAGTCTTGTTCCcatcgaggagaagatcaacgaATCTACGCAGGCAGTTGAAACACTTCAGGCTGCAATCGCCAAGGCCACCAGGGAACGCGACGAGCAGGCCGAGGTTGTTCGCCAGGTCCAGAAGGATATTGACAGCGTAGAGAAGGCCCGCCAAGTTTTCGAAAACGACTACAAAGAACAAATGAAGAAACAGGGCCGCGAGATCAGCGATGAGGATCGCCGAGAGTACAACAGACTGCGCACTCAGCTCATGTCCAGGACCGGTTCTAATCaggccaagcttgagaaccTTGACCGGCAGCGCAAAGCAGATGAAGTAACCGTCAATAATCTGAAAGGCAAAGTCGATAGCATTGCGGCAAGCATCGAAAAGATTGAGGCAGAGCTATTGAGCATCGAGGAACGCAAATCTGCAGCGCAGGCGACCTCTAAAGACCTTTCGCAGGAGATTGAAGCTAAAAAGAAGGAGTTCAATAAACTCCAATCAGAACGCGTCAGGACCAATCAGAAGCGAactgagcttgaggagaagctcgaggaTGTCGCTAGAAAGCTTAGagaagctgatgatggtCGGCGCCAGAACGACAGGGAAGCTAGGATGAAAGAGATGGTAACCTCTTTGAAGCGCATGTTTCCAGGTGTCCGTGGTCGAGTCGGTGACCTATGCAAACCCAAGCAGAAAAAGTATGATGAAGCTGTCATTGTGGCACTTGGGAGAGACTTCGATGCTGTCGTCGTCGACTCCGAGAAAATCGGCGTGGAATGTGTTCAATACCTCAAGGAACAAAGATTTCAGCCCATGACATTCATCCCTCTGGACAATATCAAGGTCAACGCAGTCAACACAGCCGTCAAGGGGTTTTCTGGCGCTCGGCTGACGATTGATACCATCGACTTTGATTCTTCCGTTGAGCGTGCCATGTCGTATGCATGTGGAAGCTCTGTTGTGTGTGACACTCTTGATATTGCCAAGCACATTTGTTACGAAAAAAAGATTCCCGTCAAAGCTGTGACATTGGAAGGTTACATCATCCATAAAGCAGGCCTGATGACAGGTGGTCGTGGACCCGAGTCGAAGAGTAAGAGACGTTTCGAAGAGGCAGATGTTCAGAATCTCCAGCGAATGGCCACCAAGCTTAAGGATGAGATTGACCGACTACCCAAGGCTGACCGCCGGGGCTCCCAAGAAGAAACCCTTCAAATTGACTTGTCCGGGCTCGAAAGGCGGTTGGCAGCCATCAAAGACGAACTGGCAGCCTTCAACAAGAACCATGCTAGCAAGAAGCGCGAACTGGACAATCAAAAGAGGCAACTTCGAGAGCTCGAGCCCAAATACAAAGAACAGGCATCCCAGCTTGAAAGCACCACTGCCACGTGCGAAGAATTTCGGACTGCCATCGCacgagttgaagatgaagtgtTTGCAGATTTTTGTAGACGACTCGGTTATAGCGATATTCGAAGCTACCGTGACTCGCAAGGCAAGCTGGAGCAGGAGGTCTCTGAAAAGCGCAATGAATTCGAAGTCCAAAAGCAAAAACTGTCGAGTCGACTCCAGTGGGAGCAGCAACGTCACGCAGCTGCTACTGCGCGAATTGATCGCAATCAAGCCCATGTCCGAAAGCTCAGAAACGATATCAAGTCTTATGCAAGAGAGAAGGAAGCCATTGAGAATGCGATGCGTGAGGAGCAGGAAGAGTTGGAAGCTCTTCGCGAGGCACTAGACGAGAATAAGTCAGAGCTCACCGAAAAGAGCCAGAAGGTGTCAGAGGCTAAGCTCGAAGTTCAAAAGCGGTCAAAGGACATCGAAGCTTATCTGAAAGACATCAATTCCCTTGAAACCGTGGTTCAGAAGAACAGCGCTAGCAAAGCGGCATTACTTCGACGATGCCGACTAGAGCAGATCCGCATCCCGCTTGCGGAGGGCACATTGGAGAATCTACCCAATGACGACCGTCTGCTTAACCAGGACCCAGATGCCATGGACAtagacgatgaggacgatgatgaggagatgatggGCATGGCACTTGATGATCACGGCATTACCATTGACTTTAGTGGACTTGACGACGAACTTAAAGCT TCGGATGACCCGAGCGTTGAAGAAAGTCTATCAGAGAAGATTACGAATCTGACGTCGGAGCTCGAGAAGTTGAACCCCAACATGCGAGCAATGGAAAGGTTAGAAAGCGTTGAGTCCCGGCTGAGAGTCACAGATCAGGAGTATGAAGATTCAAAAACAGCGGCACACGAAGCCAAAGAGGTCTTCAACCGGGTCAAGCAAAAAAGATATGACCTCTTTAACAAGGCCTTCAGTCATATCCAGGAGCAAATATCACATGTATACAAGGATCTCACCCGGTCAGAAGCATACCCTCTTGGTGGTCAAGCCTATTTGGACATCGAGGAAGACACGGACATGCCCTATCTGTCCGGTATTAAATATCATGCCATGCCGCCTCTGAAGCGTTTCAGAGATATGGAGCACTTGTCTGGAGGCGAAAAGACAATGGCAGCACTGGCACTCTTGTTTGCTATTCACAGCTACCAGCCTAGCCccttctttgttcttgacGAAGTGGACGCCGCTCTAGACAACGCCAACgtggacaagatcaagaagtacATCAAGGACCACCGTGGTCCAGGTATGCAATTCATTGTGATCAGTCTCAAGGCAGGTCTATTCCAAGACAGCGATAGCCTGGTGGGTGTTTACCGAGACCAGGAGGTCAATAGTTCAAGAACCCTTACTCTAGAT
- a CDS encoding hypothetical protein (EggNog:ENOG41) — protein MATLPEAAGMTGLNHQSAKRAIDESKSHTATPRSSTPPRLDRARLEPRHSHDNATNRALRSNARKSEGARASPFDIDAVDSALLREFQRPQRESTPGASPHRKRQRINGDRFIPTRSGQDLQASFSLLHEDGSPATPSKQKKRTPHGELHFQKTEEANRTFSHLLRAELFETSVPQAATPTLTPTQTLPASSHIPTNDGTRAHTPPTNATAPSLPSSLTPSTPHKNLFSYMSPRHHNQVAGHPTPSKTPQSRHGPNLDTRSEIYSLSPVRFGSQQMLLSPRRQPRAVSKVPYKVLDAPELADDFYLNLVDWGSANILGVGLGSSVYMWNAQTSKVNKLCTLDDDTVTSVSWIQKGTHLAIGTGKGLVQIWDAEKARRLRTMTGHTARVGSLAWNTHILTSGSRDRLIYHRDVRAPDQWLRKLVGHKQEVCGLKWNCEDGQLASGGNDNKLMVWDKLSETPLWKFSDHTAAVKAISWSPHQRGLLASGGGTADRRIIFHDTVKGSVINEIDTGSQVCNIAWSKNSNEIVSTHGYSQNQIVVWKYPSMTQVASLTGHTYRVLYLAMSPDGRTIVTGAGDETLRFWSTFGRRPGTREDGDNGGRLADLAIIR, from the exons ATGGCGACGCTTCCAGAAGCCGCGGGCATGACTGGCTTGAATCATCAATCAGCAAAGCGAGCTATCGACGAATCCAAGAGCCATACCGCCACTCCACGCTCATCTACACCTCCCCGCTTAGATCGCGCCCGCTTAGAACCCCGACATAGCCACGATAACGCAACAAACCGTGCTCTACGCAGCAATGCAAGGAAAAGCGAAGGTGCCCGCGCGAGTCCTTTCGACATCGATGCCGTCGATAGTGCGCTGCTCCGAGAGTTTCAACGTCCGCAACGTGAGAGCACCCCAGGTGCTAGCCCCCATCGTAAGCGGCAGCGAATAAATGGCGATCG ATTCATTCCGACCCGCTCTGGCCAGGACCTGCAAGCAAGCTTTAGTCTATTGCATGAGGATGGATCTCCTGCCACACCAtcgaaacaaaagaaacgTACACCGCATGGCGAGCTCCATTTTCAGAAGA CGGAGGAAGCAAACCGGACCTTTTCCCACCTGCTACGTGCTGAGCTCTTCGAGACCTCTGTACCGCAAGCAGCTACCCCAACTCTCACCCCAACCCAAACCCTTCCTGCAAGCTCTCATATTCCCACGAATGATGGCACGCGGGCTCACACTCCTCCCACAAATGCGACAGCTCCATCACTGCCATCGTCATTAACACCTTCTACTCCTCACAAAAATCTCTTCTCGTACATGTCACCTCGACATCACAATCAGGTCGCGGGGCACCCTACTCCCTCAAAGACACCGCAAAGCCGGCATGGTCCCAACCTTGATACTCGGAGTGAGATTTACAGCTTGTCGCCAGTGCGGTTTGGAAGTCAACAAATGCTACTGAGCCCCAGACGTCAACCCAGAGCTGTCAGTAAGGTTCCTTACAAGGTTCTCGATGCTCCCGAACTAGCCGATGACTTTTACCTTAACTTAGTCGACTGGGGAAGCGCCAACATTCTCGGAGTTGGCCTGGGCTCTAGTGTGTACATGTGGAATGCGCAAACTAGCAAAGTCAACAAGCTCTGCACACTTGATGATGACACTGTCACAAGCGTTTCGTGGATTCAAAAAGGTACACACCTTGCTATAGGAACGGGCAAAGGCCTTGTACAAATCTGGGACGCGGAAAAGGCTCGCAGGCTACGAACAATGACCGGACACACAGCAAGAGTAGGTTCTCTCGCTTGGAACACGCACATTCTCACATCTGGATCCCGCGATCGGTTGATCTATCATCGGGATGTGCGGGCCCCGGATCAGTGGCTGAGGAAACTGGTCGGCCATAAACAAGAAGTCTGTGGACTCAAATGGAATTGCGAAGACGGCCAACTAGCAAGTGGTGGCAATGACAACAAGCTCATGGTCTGGGATAAGCTCTCGGAGACACCGCTTTGGAAGTTTTCAGATCACACCGCAGCCGTCAAAGCAATATCGTGGTCGCCCCATCAGCGTGGCCTGCTGGCTTCTGGAGGTGGCACTGCCGACCGTCGCATAATCTTCCACGACACGGTCAAGGGCTCAGTTATCAACGAGATCGATACAGGCAGCCAGGTTTGCAATATTGCTTGGTCGAAAAACTCGAATGAAATCGTATCCACGCATGGATACAGCCAAAATCAGATTGTTGTCTGGAAGTATCCTTCCATGACCCAGGTGGCCAGCCTCACAGGCCACACCTATCGTGTACTTTACTTGGCTATGAGCCCAGATGGCCGAACAATCGTGACTGGCGCTGGAGATGAGACCCTGAGATTCTGGTCCACCTTCGGCCGCAGACCTGGGACCCGAGAAGACGGAGATAATGGAGGTCGGCTTGCCGACTTGGCCATTATTCGCTGA
- a CDS encoding hypothetical protein (EggNog:ENOG41), with product MASGYGMNGGVGRCFPFWQEVMGCYVVNTTAADDSGKKKCGLVLEDYYECLHHKKEHARALAMQAAYARSESATARDDAPSVKQIRSLGLIDKDEDTKKVLGQS from the exons ATGGCGTCGGGATACGGCATGAACGGCG GCGTTGGCCGCTGCTTTCCCTTCTGGCAAGAGGTTATGGGATGCTATGTGGTCAACACCACTGCCGCTGATGACtctggcaagaagaagtgTGGTCTGGTTCTCGAAGATTACTATGAGTGCCTCCACCACAAGAAGGAG CATGCTCGAGCTCTCGCCATGCAAGCCGCCTACGCCCGAAGCGAATCCGCCACAGCGCGCGATGATGCGCCCAGCGTTAAACAAATAAGGAGTCTAGGACTCATCGACAAGGACGAAGACACGAAGAAGGTGCTGGGACAAAGCTAG
- a CDS encoding hypothetical protein (BUSCO:EOG09263JCT~EggNog:ENOG41) produces MDDDTKGVSGIAPGLKSDNISTDSEIILTPDHEAPSSPNNPPADSTLLDTPMMGATTPRGSMHSRNPSFSGSSSNHEDWDGLPPLDRLSVLDLLDNFALPQQLEKLQKGISAQTDKVRRSREAIKTKTQSARDRMVEEWRRRVPEADEQLDRYRKQMQRRVDKLGKRWNDTKVISVREKVSFIFGVMNIFVSGYLIGAYPEYFHLWYTAQLLYFMPIRFFTYHRRGYHYFLADLCYFTNLLLALSIWVFPGSKRLFTASYCLAFGNNAVAIIMWRNSLVFHSFDKVTSLFIHIMPCATLHCIVHLFSPDEQKERFPAIWTIKNSPPGSPTAYANVVSMLAWSSLPYIFWQVLYYIFITVRRRDKIAAGRPTSFTWLKKSYAKTWLGKFVLRQPEHMQEATFMMIQYSYALLTMLPCPLWFLSRWASAGFLMVVFTWSIYNGATYYIDVFGVRFQKELEAMKAEVAQWQNSPEYMPLSPLLHPRPDASSVSRQAQQVLAPSASAGQIPSMNEVDREKDLMEGTSLSKDDVNRSVSVDKIPLLDETRSSSATGVVGNLGDTTRGRRTR; encoded by the coding sequence ATGGATGACGATACAAAGGGAGTCTCGGGTATTGCCCCAGGCCTCAAATCCGACAATATCTCAACCGATAGCGAGATCATCCTCACGCCTGATCATGAAGCTCCTTCGTCTCCGAACAACCCGCCCGCCGACTCTACCCTTCTTGACACTCCAATGATGGGTGCCACGACGCCCAGAGGCTCGATGCACTCGAGAAACCCGTCCTTTTCTGGTAGCAGTTCCAACCATGAGGACTGGGATGGCCTTCCACCTCTTGATCGCCTATCTGtgcttgaccttctcgacaACTTTGCTCTTCCCCAGCAGCTCGAGAAGCTACAGAAGGGCATCTCAGCGCAGACGGACAAGGTCAGGCGTTCCAGGGAAgcgatcaagaccaagacacaATCTGCTCGGGATCGCATGGTCGAGGAGTGGAGACGCCGGGTCCCCGAGGCTGATGAACAGCTCGATCGGTACCGCAAACAGATGCAACGCCGTGTCGATAAGCTCGGGAAACGATGGAACGATACAAAGGTTATCAGTGTCAGAGAAAAGGTGTCCTTTATCTTTGGTGTTATGAACATATTCGTCAGCGGATACCTCATTGGCGCATACCCAGAATACTTTCATTTGTGGTACACCGCACAACTCTTGTATTTCATGCCAATTCGATTCTTCACATATCATCGACGTGGCTACCACTACTTCCTCGCAGACCTCTGCTACTTCACCAACCTACTACTGGCTCTCTCGATATGGGTATTTCCCGGCTCGAAGCGTCTCTTTACCGCCTCATACTGCCTGGCTTTTGGTAACAACGCAGTCGCCATTATCATGTGGCGCAATTCACTGGTCTTCCACAGTTTCGACAAAGTTACGTCGCTGTTCATCCACATCATGCCATGCGCGACCTTGCATTGTATCGTGCACTTGTTTTCGCCCGATGAGCAGAAAGAGCGGTTCCCTGCAATTTGGACCATCAAGAATTCCCCTCCAGGCTCCCCAACCGCATATGCTAATGTAGTCTCGATGCTTGCTTGGAGTTCCTTACCCTATATCTTCTGGCAGGTCTTGTACtacatcttcatcactgTGCGCCGAAGAGACAAGATTGCGGCTGGTCGGCCAACTTCATTCACTTGGCTCAAGAAATCATATGCCAAAACCTGGCTGGGAAAGTTTGTACTCCGACAACCAGAGCACATGCAAGAGGCAACCTTCATGATGATTCAGTATTCCTATGCTCTTCTGACTATGCTTCCTTGCCCCTTATGGTTCCTGAGCCGCTGGGCTTCTGCAGGCTTCCTTATGGTGGTCTTTACTTGGAGTATCTATAATGGCGCCACATATTATATCGACGTATTTGGGGTACGCTTCCAGAAAGAGCTAGAGGCTATGAAGGCCGAGGTGGCTCAATGGCAAAATTCTCCCGAATACATGCCACTATCGCCTCTGCTACATCCCCGACCTGATGCATCCTCAGTCtctcgccaagctcaacaggTATTGGCTCCCTCAGCATCTGCTGGCCAGATTCCGTCCATGAATGAGGTTGATCGAGAGAAGGACTTGATGGAGGGAACGTCTCTATCTAAAGATGATGTAAATCGGTCTGTTAGTGTGGACAAAATCCCTCTTCTAGACGAAACACGAAGCTCTTCTGCTACCGGAGTTGTTGGGAATTTAGGTGACACAACACGTGGCAGACGAACGCGTTGA